Genomic segment of Gemmatimonadaceae bacterium:
GCCACCACCAGCACGGCGTCAACCCCGCGTGCTCCCGCGTCGCGGCAGCGCAGGACGCACTGCCTCGTCGATTCGGCCCCCGTCCCCATCAGCAGGAGGCGGTCGGCCGGCACGGCCGCCCGGGCAGTCTCAACGAGCTGGGCGCGCTCTGTCTCGTCGAGCAGGGCCGCCTCCCCCGTCGAGCCGCAGACGAGGACGCCCTGCAGCCCGTGCGCGATGTGCGAGCGAATATTCGACGCGAAGCCCACGAGATCGGGAGTCTCGGAGGGCGTGAAGGGCGTTGTGACGGGGCCGAGGACCCCGGCCAGCTTGATCGGTGACATGGGGAACGACAGACGGGAGACGGAGGACGGGAGACGGAAGAGAGTGGGGCGGTGCCGGAGCGCGCTCCGGGGTTCGCACGCGGCGCGGGCCGACGTGCGAAGTGGGCGCGTCAGCCGTTGAGGAACTCCATGCCGGAGCCCGATTGGAAGCCCGGATCGGTCTTGGGCTTCTCGGCGCCCGGCAGGTCGGCGGCCTTCACGGTCGTGGAGCGCCGCCGGAAGGTCTGCATCTTGAGCTGGAAGTCGCTCGGCCTGGTGGCCGCGGCCAGCGCCACCTCGAACGTCACCTGCCCCTGCTGCACGAGATCGCCGAGGTGCTGGTCGAACGTCTGCATGCCGTACTGCTCGCGACCTTCGGCGATGTAGTCGCGGATCTCGCCGATCTTCTCGCCCTCGAGGATCAGGTCACGGATGGTGGCCGTGACGATCATCACCTCGGCGGCCACGACGCGGCCGTGTCCGTCGGCGCGCGGCAGCAGGCGCTGCGACACGACGGCGTGCAGCGTCTCCGCCAGGCGCACGCGCACCACTTCCTGCTCCTCGGGCGGGAACATCGCCATGATGCGCAGGATCGTGCTCTGCGCGTCGGGCGTGTGCAGCGTCGACAGGAGCAGGTGGCCGGTCTCGGCCGCCTTCATGCCCGTGTCCACCGTTTCGGCATCGCGCATCTCGCCGATCAGGATCACGTCGGGGTCCTGTCGCAGCGCCGCGCGCAGGCCGCTGCGGAAGCTCTCCGTGTCCACGCCGATCTCGCGCTGCGTGATGGAACTTTGCAGGTCGCGATGCAGGAACTCGATCGGGTTCTCGAGCGTGACGATGTGCTTGTTCTTCGACGAGTTGATGTGGTTGATCATCGCCGCCATCGTGCTCGACTTGCCCGAGCCCGTGACGCCGGTGACGAGGATCATCCCGCGCTCCGCCTCGGTGACGCGCCGCATCACCTCCGGCATCTTCAGCTTCTCGAAGGTGGGCACCTCGAACGGGATGACGCGCATCACGATCATGAAGCTCGACCGCTGCCGCAGGATGTTCACGCGGAAGCGGCCGATGCCGGGCGCCCCCCACGAGCAGTCGTAGTCGTTCAGCTTGTCGATGCGCGAGCGGTCTTCGTCATTCGGGATGAGGCGCAGCGCAATGGCCTTGGTCTGCTCGGGGGTCAGCGCCTGCTTCGTGAGCGGCACGAGCCGTCCGTCGATGCGCGCGCGAAAGACGTCGCCCGCCTTGATGTGCAGGTCCGACGCCCCTCGATCCACCGCCGCCTTGATGATTTTTTCCATCGCGCGCTCAGTACCCGATGTGCTTGTCCACGAGATTCCGCAACGGACGCCCTTCGACGTACGCCTGCCAGTTCCCGAGGAACAGCGCCGCCAGCCGGTCCCACAGTCGTCGTGGCGACACGCCGCTGACATGCGGTGTGACTAGAACGTGTCGAAGTTGCCACAGCGGGCTCTCGGGGGCTAGTGGCTCCCGCGCGAAGACGTCGAGGACGGCACCGCGCAGGTGTCCGCTCAGCAGCGCCGCGTGCAGTGCCTCCTCGTCGACCATCGTCCCCCGCGCCACGTTGACCACGATCGCGTGCTCGGGCAGCACGGCCAGGCGCCGGGCGTCCAGCAGGTTGCGCGTTTCGTCGGTCAGGGCCGCAGCCAGCACCACCACGTCGGCCTCAGGCAATTCCGCGTCGAGCGCCTCCAGCCCCGCCACGCGAGCGAAGCCCGGTGGGCACCCTTTGGCCACCACGCGCCGCAAACCGGTGACCCGCGCGCCGAGGGCCGCGAAGCGGGCGCCGATCTCCGAACCAAGTCCGCCAGCGCCGATCACCAGCACGCGAAGCTCCCCCACCTCGCGCACGGCCGCCGCGGGCGTTCCAAAGGCCGCCTGATCCCACTGGCCGGTGGCGCGTCGCGTCTCCGCCAGGTCGAAGCCGCGCGTGAAGTGCATCACGCCGGCCAGCACATGCTCGGCAATCGGGGGACCATAGATCCCGGCCGCGTTGGTGAACAGGCAGGGGCCGTCGCGCAACGCGGGGATCGCGAGCAGCGCACCGGTCCCCGCGAGCGCCGACTGCACCCACTTGAGGCGCGACGCGGCGTGAAAAAGCGGCGCCGGCATTCCCCATCCGAAGTACACCTCGGCGTCCGCCACGGCCGCCATCGCCTCGGGAGAAGGCCCGCGCGGCGAGCCGTCGAGGGCGTCGTTGTCGGAACGGACGTCGGCAACCTCCCAGCCCGAAGGCGCCGCCGCGCGAATGCGGTCAGCCACCGCGTCGGGCAGGCGAAATGCGGGGGCCGGCGCTCGAAGATCCAGTACGAGTTTTCGCATCAGTGCAGGGTCACGTCGAAGACTTCAGGGAGCTCCACCAGCAGCTCACGCGCCACCTCGAACTGCCGCGCGGGGCCGCGCACCACCATCTCAAACACCCGGTCACGCGAGTGGGTGTAGGTCTGGCGCTCCACCACCCGGAGCCCCGTGTCCCGCAGCAGCTGTTCCAGCGGGGCGAAGTCGGCCTCCACCGCCGCGCGCACGGTGATGGGCACCGTGCGGTGCGCCCGCATCAGCTTGTGCTCGAAGCTGCCGAGCGCGGAGAGCACCAGAACCACCACCAGGCCGGCGCCGAGCCCCTCGATGTAGAACCCCGCCCCAATCGTCAGGCCGATCGCCGCCACCGCCCAGATGGTCGCGGCCGACGTCAGGCCGACAATGGTTCCCCGTGATTGCATGATCGTGCCGGCGCCGATGAAGCCGATGCCGGTCACCACCTGCGCCGCGATGCGCGCGGGGTCGCCCACCCGCCCGTCCGCCCCGACCAGGTTGATCGAGAGGTCCATGATCAGCGCCGAGCCCAGGCAGATGAGGATGTTGGTGCGAAGGCCGGCAGGTTTGCCCGAAATCTGACGTTCGAGACCGATGGCGCCGCCCAGGAAGACGGCGATCGCCAGCTTCAACAACAGCTCGAGGCGCAGTCCGACAAAGAGTTCCTGCGCGAACTGGGAACTGATCTGCGCCAGCATCATCGGACGTGCTCCTTGGGCGATTGCGCCGCCGCCCGTTTCAGGCGAGTCCCATCTGCTCCTTGACGTGCGTCATCGTCTGCTTCGCGATCGTCCGGGCCTTCTCCGCCCCGCCGTCCAGGGCATCGTCCACCAGCCTTGGCTGCTCGGCGAAGGCCTGCGCCCGCGTGCGAATGGGCGTCAGCTCGGCGTTCATGTGCTCGAAGAGCACCTTCTTGCAGTCCACGCATCCCCAGCCGGCGCCGCGGCACTTCGTGTCCACCTCGGCGACGACGGCCGGGGGCGAGAAGGCCTTGTGCAGCTCGAAGATCACGGGACACAGGTCGGGATTGCCTGGGTCGGTCTTCTTCACGCGGGCCGGATCGGTGACCGCGGGGCGCAGCTTCGCCCAGATGTCATCGGGCGCCTCGAGGAGGCCGATGGTGTTGCCCAGCGACTTCGACATCTTGGCGTTGCCGTCCAGCCCCACGATGCGCCGCGTCGGCGTCAGCTTGGCCTGCGGCTCGGGGAAGTACGGTTTGCCCTCGGGGGCAAAGCGCGAGTTCCAGTTGCGCGCCACCACGCGCGACAGCTCGAGATGCTGCACCTGGTCCTCGCCCACCGGCACCAGGTCGGCCAGGTAGAGCAGGATGTCGGCGGCCTGGAGCACGGGGTAGTTGAGCAGGCCGGCCATCACCTGTTCCTGGCGCGCGGCCTTCTCCTTGTACGCCACCTGGCGTTCCAGTTCGCCCACCGGCGTGATGGTGTTGAAGATCCACTGCAGCTCGGTGTGCTCGGGCACGCGCGACTGCACGAAGAGCGTGCACTGCGCCGGGTCGACGCCGGCGGCCAGCAGCGATATCGCCATCTCGCGCGTGCGGCGGCGCAGGTCGGCCGGCGCGTAGGCCAGCGTGATGGCGTGGTAGTCGACGACGCAGAAGATCGATTCGTACTGCGATTGCAGCGCAACCCAGTTCCTGATCGCGCCCAGATAGTTTCCGATGTGCAGTTCACCGGACGGCTGAATGCCGCTGAAGATGCGGGACATGCGGGAAAGCTAGATTTCAACGCATGACACTTCAACCAACGACCCGGGATCCGATCACCCCGGACTTCTTGCTGGATGCCCTCAAAGCGGCCGCCGCCGCCGCGGCCGAGGTGATCCGCGACGGCGAGCGGCGGCGCGGCGCCCTCGTCTGGCGCGAGAAATCGGCCACCGACTTCGTGAGCGAGGTGGACATGACCGCCGAGGCGCGGATCATCGCCCTCCTCACCTCGCGCGTTCCCGGCGCGGCGATCCTCGCGGAGGAAACGGCCAGCACGCTCGCGGCGGAGCGGCGCACGACCGGCGTGACGTTCGTCATCGACCCGCTCGACGGCACCACCAACTTCCTGCACGGCGTCCCCGAGTATGCCGTGTCGATTGCCGCGCTCGTGGACGACGAACTGGCCGCCGGCGTCGTGCTGCACGTGCCGCGCGACGAGTGGTTCACCGCCACGCGTGGCGGCGGCGCCTGGCGCGACGGGCAACGCATCGGCGTGAGCGCCATCGACGCTCCCGATCGTGCGCTGATCGCCACCGGCTTCCCATTCAAGGGCGGTCACGATGTGGACCTCTACCTGGACCAGATGCGCCGCCTGATGACACACACGGCCGGCCTGCGGCGCCCGGGATCGGCCTCGCTCGACCTCGCCGGGGTCGCGTGCGGCCGGTTCGAGGGGTTCTGGGAGAATCTCCTCGCCCCCTGGGACATCGCCGCCGGCATCCTGCTGGTGCGCGAGGCCGGCGGTCTCGTGACGACGCTCGAAGGCACCCCCTGCCCAGTCGCCCACACCAGCGTGGCGGCGGCGAACCCCGCGATGCACGGTTGGCTGCTGGACAGGCTCAGTGTGGGGGGCGAGTGATGGCGGAGGGCAGATGGCGGAAGGCAGATGCGCCGCGGTGAAGGTGCTCGCCGCCGGCGCGGCCAGACGTAGATTCCAACCTTTGCCCCACTCCCATTGATCGTGGATCGCAATCCGGAATCGTGATCCTCAATCCCGCTCCGAATTCCAAATCCTCAGTCGTAGTGATATGAAGCTCATTGAGTTCGTCCCCAACTTCTCCGAAGGCCGCCGCCCCGAGGTCATCACGGCCATCCGGGACGCCATCGCCGACGGCGAAGGCGTCACGGTGCTCGACGTCTCCAGCGACGCCTCGCACAACCGGACCGTCGTCACGGTGGTCGCCACCGCCGAGGCCGCCGTGGATGCGGCCTTCCGCGGCATCGCCAAGGCCGCCGCGCTCATCGACCTCAACCAGCACACCGGCGAGCACCCGCGCATTGGCGCCACCGACGTCTGCCCCTTCATTCCGCTCGACGGGGCGACGATGGACGACTGCATCGCCCTGGCACGCGCCCTCGGCAAGCGGGTCGGTGAGGAACTCGGCATACCGGTCTTTCTCTACGAACGTGCCGCCACGCGCCCCGATCGCGAGAACCTTGCCGACATCCGCCGCGGCGAATTCGAACAGGCCAAGGTCGAGATCGGCACCCACCCGAATCGCGTGCCCGACTTCGGCCCCAACCATGTGCACGCCACGGCCGGCGCCACGGTCATTGGGGCGCGCCCCTTCCTGGTGGCGTACAACGTCTACCTCGGCGGCGCCGAGAACGTCCCGGTGGCCCGGGAAGTGGCCAAGGCCGTGCGCGGCTCGAGCGGCGGCCTGCGCTACGTGAAGGGGCTCGGGCTCGAGGTGGACGGACAGGCGCAGGTCTCGATGAACCTCGTCGATGTCGACAAGACGCCGGTCTATCGCGCCTTCGAGCTGGTGAAGCGCGAGGCCGAGGCGCACGGCGTCTCGCCCACGTGGAGTGAAATCGTCGGCCTTGTCCCGGAACAGGCGCTGTTCGACGCAGCGGCGCGCCACCTGCAGCTGCGCGGATTCTCCAAGGACCTGGTGCTCGAGCACAAGGTGCGCCGCGCGCTCAGCGGCGGCGAATCCGTGAGCGGGTTTGTCGCGGCCGTGGCGTCGAGCGCGCCCGCGCCCGGCGGCGGGTCGGTCTCCGCGCATGCCGGCGTGCTCAGCGCGGCGCTGGCGCAGATGGTCAGCGGCCTCACCGTCGGCCGCAAGAAGTACGCGGCCGTCGAGCCGGAAATGAAGGAGCTCGCGCTCGAGGCCGTCGCGCTCGGCAACACGCTCGCCGCGCTCGTCGCCGAGGACTCGGCCGCGTACACCGTAGTCACCGACGCGTACAAGCTTCCCAAGGACACGCCCGAGCAGCAGACGGCGCGCGATGCGGCCGTGCAGCGCGCGCTCCTCTACGCCACGGAGGTGCCGTTGCGGACCGCCGAGGCCTGCGCGCGCGTGGCCGAACTGGCGGCGGTGGCCGCCGAGAAGGGCAACACCAATGCCGCCAGTGATGCCGGCGTCTCGGCCCTGCTCGCCGAGGCGTCGTGCCGCGGTGCCGTCTACAACGTGCGCATCAACATCGGATCGATCACCGACAAGTCCGCGGCCAAGCCGCTGGCCGAGAAGGCCGCCGCCGCCCTCGCGCGGGCGCACGCCGCGGCGGCGCGCGCCGCCGCCGCCGTCGAACGCAACATCGGAGGATAGCCGCCGCATGCCCCCTGCCGACTGGACGCAGTGGATTCGCCCCGACTATCACGGGACGCCGTTCATCACCTTCGGCGGCCGGCATCTCGTGTCGTTGTTTGCCCTGGCGCTCTTCGGCGCGTACATGCTGCGCCACCGCGGCGCCGACGAAGCGACGCGTCGCCGCGGACGGCACACGCTCGCGGTGATGCTGGTGGTGAACGAACTGTCGTGGCACCTCTGGGCGGCGTACTACGTCGGCTGGACGGCCGACAAGATGCTCCCGCTGCATCTCTGCTCGGCGCTCATCTGGGTCGGCGCCGTCGGCCTCGTCACGCTCAACGTCACCATCTACGAGTTCATGTACTTCATGGGCATTGCCGGTCCACTGCAGGCGGTGCTCACCCCGGATGCCGGCCCCTACGGCTTGCCGCACTTTCGCGCCGTACAGACCCTCGTCTCGCATGGCGTCCTCATCGTCGCCGCGCTCTACCTGACGGTGGTCGAGGGGATGCGCCCCACCTGGGCCTCGGTGCGACGGGTGATTCTCGGCACGATGCTGTACATGGTGGCCGTCACGGGCGTCAACCTGGCGCTGGGCAGCAACTACATGTGGACGCTCGGCAAGCCGCCCGTGGTGAGCCTGCTCGACGTGCTCGGGCCGTGGCCCTGGTACCTGGTGCCGGTGGTGCTGCTCGGCATCCTCAACGTGCTGCTGCTCTATCTCCCGTTCTGGTGGGCCGACCGGCGCCGCGCTCGCGCCGCTGCAACTCGCGGCACCCTCAATCCGTAGGGAACCCATGCTCCGCCTGCCCGCTCCCCAGACTCAGGCTCCGCCACCGCCCACGGTCATCGTGAACGGCAGCAACCTGACGCTGCCGCAGAACGTCGGACGCCCGATGACGCTGCAGGACGTGCAACTCCTGCAGAACCGCCGCAGCGAACTCTCGCGCCAGCTCTCCTCCGCCACGGGCCGCCGGCAGGACGTCATTCGCGAAATGGGCCGGTCACCGAACGGCCGCGAGGGGCTCGACGCGCGGCTGAAGGTGCTCGACGAGCGCATCGTGCAGCTCGAGAAGGACATCGCGCAGAACGGACAGCTGCTCGCGTCGGCCCCGCCGAATCTCGTGGAGGAGACCACGCCGCCCTCGATGATCGGCGGCCCGGCGCGCGCCATCAACATGACGGCGGTGTCCATCGTCTTCACCGTCGCCGTGATGGCGCCGCTCGCCCTCGCCTGGTCGCGCCGCCTGCTGCGCCGCCCGATGAGCGCGCCGGCGCTCCCCGCCGACACCATCGATCGCATCGCGCGCATCGAGAACGCGGTCGAGAGCA
This window contains:
- a CDS encoding PilT/PilU family type 4a pilus ATPase; the protein is MEKIIKAAVDRGASDLHIKAGDVFRARIDGRLVPLTKQALTPEQTKAIALRLIPNDEDRSRIDKLNDYDCSWGAPGIGRFRVNILRQRSSFMIVMRVIPFEVPTFEKLKMPEVMRRVTEAERGMILVTGVTGSGKSSTMAAMINHINSSKNKHIVTLENPIEFLHRDLQSSITQREIGVDTESFRSGLRAALRQDPDVILIGEMRDAETVDTGMKAAETGHLLLSTLHTPDAQSTILRIMAMFPPEEQEVVRVRLAETLHAVVSQRLLPRADGHGRVVAAEVMIVTATIRDLILEGEKIGEIRDYIAEGREQYGMQTFDQHLGDLVQQGQVTFEVALAAATRPSDFQLKMQTFRRRSTTVKAADLPGAEKPKTDPGFQSGSGMEFLNG
- a CDS encoding D-2-hydroxyacid dehydrogenase, with the protein product MRKLVLDLRAPAPAFRLPDAVADRIRAAAPSGWEVADVRSDNDALDGSPRGPSPEAMAAVADAEVYFGWGMPAPLFHAASRLKWVQSALAGTGALLAIPALRDGPCLFTNAAGIYGPPIAEHVLAGVMHFTRGFDLAETRRATGQWDQAAFGTPAAAVREVGELRVLVIGAGGLGSEIGARFAALGARVTGLRRVVAKGCPPGFARVAGLEALDAELPEADVVVLAAALTDETRNLLDARRLAVLPEHAIVVNVARGTMVDEEALHAALLSGHLRGAVLDVFAREPLAPESPLWQLRHVLVTPHVSGVSPRRLWDRLAALFLGNWQAYVEGRPLRNLVDKHIGY
- a CDS encoding MgtC/SapB family protein, with product MMLAQISSQFAQELFVGLRLELLLKLAIAVFLGGAIGLERQISGKPAGLRTNILICLGSALIMDLSINLVGADGRVGDPARIAAQVVTGIGFIGAGTIMQSRGTIVGLTSAATIWAVAAIGLTIGAGFYIEGLGAGLVVVLVLSALGSFEHKLMRAHRTVPITVRAAVEADFAPLEQLLRDTGLRVVERQTYTHSRDRVFEMVVRGPARQFEVARELLVELPEVFDVTLH
- the trpS gene encoding tryptophan--tRNA ligase; protein product: MSRIFSGIQPSGELHIGNYLGAIRNWVALQSQYESIFCVVDYHAITLAYAPADLRRRTREMAISLLAAGVDPAQCTLFVQSRVPEHTELQWIFNTITPVGELERQVAYKEKAARQEQVMAGLLNYPVLQAADILLYLADLVPVGEDQVQHLELSRVVARNWNSRFAPEGKPYFPEPQAKLTPTRRIVGLDGNAKMSKSLGNTIGLLEAPDDIWAKLRPAVTDPARVKKTDPGNPDLCPVIFELHKAFSPPAVVAEVDTKCRGAGWGCVDCKKVLFEHMNAELTPIRTRAQAFAEQPRLVDDALDGGAEKARTIAKQTMTHVKEQMGLA
- a CDS encoding inositol monophosphatase family protein translates to MTLQPTTRDPITPDFLLDALKAAAAAAAEVIRDGERRRGALVWREKSATDFVSEVDMTAEARIIALLTSRVPGAAILAEETASTLAAERRTTGVTFVIDPLDGTTNFLHGVPEYAVSIAALVDDELAAGVVLHVPRDEWFTATRGGGAWRDGQRIGVSAIDAPDRALIATGFPFKGGHDVDLYLDQMRRLMTHTAGLRRPGSASLDLAGVACGRFEGFWENLLAPWDIAAGILLVREAGGLVTTLEGTPCPVAHTSVAAANPAMHGWLLDRLSVGGE
- the ftcD gene encoding glutamate formimidoyltransferase, encoding MKLIEFVPNFSEGRRPEVITAIRDAIADGEGVTVLDVSSDASHNRTVVTVVATAEAAVDAAFRGIAKAAALIDLNQHTGEHPRIGATDVCPFIPLDGATMDDCIALARALGKRVGEELGIPVFLYERAATRPDRENLADIRRGEFEQAKVEIGTHPNRVPDFGPNHVHATAGATVIGARPFLVAYNVYLGGAENVPVAREVAKAVRGSSGGLRYVKGLGLEVDGQAQVSMNLVDVDKTPVYRAFELVKREAEAHGVSPTWSEIVGLVPEQALFDAAARHLQLRGFSKDLVLEHKVRRALSGGESVSGFVAAVASSAPAPGGGSVSAHAGVLSAALAQMVSGLTVGRKKYAAVEPEMKELALEAVALGNTLAALVAEDSAAYTVVTDAYKLPKDTPEQQTARDAAVQRALLYATEVPLRTAEACARVAELAAVAAEKGNTNAASDAGVSALLAEASCRGAVYNVRINIGSITDKSAAKPLAEKAAAALARAHAAAARAAAAVERNIGG
- a CDS encoding TIGR02206 family membrane protein — protein: MPPADWTQWIRPDYHGTPFITFGGRHLVSLFALALFGAYMLRHRGADEATRRRGRHTLAVMLVVNELSWHLWAAYYVGWTADKMLPLHLCSALIWVGAVGLVTLNVTIYEFMYFMGIAGPLQAVLTPDAGPYGLPHFRAVQTLVSHGVLIVAALYLTVVEGMRPTWASVRRVILGTMLYMVAVTGVNLALGSNYMWTLGKPPVVSLLDVLGPWPWYLVPVVLLGILNVLLLYLPFWWADRRRARAAATRGTLNP